The Synechocystis sp. PCC 7509 genome includes a window with the following:
- a CDS encoding cation diffusion facilitator family transporter: protein MSAHHHHDHSHAPKNYNRAFIIGIILNSGFVAIEATYGIFANSLALLADAGHNLSDVLGLFLAWGASILSRRLPSTSHTYGLRRSSILAALFNAIFLLLVTGGIGWEAVQRFLAPSSVEGITIISVAAVGIVINTATALLFVSGRKSDLNIRGAFLHMAADALVSLGVVLAGIAILTTGWLWFDPVVSLIIVAVIVFGTWQLLLESINLALDGVPSGIELVAVRTYLEQREGVTEVHDLHIWAMSTTETALTVHLVMPSGCPDDRFLTQLCGELHHLFDIDHATIQVEIGDRNYPCTLAPHHRV from the coding sequence ATGTCCGCCCATCATCATCACGACCATAGCCACGCCCCCAAAAATTATAACCGCGCTTTTATCATCGGGATTATTCTTAATAGCGGCTTTGTGGCTATTGAAGCCACCTATGGAATTTTTGCCAATTCCCTTGCCCTTTTAGCGGATGCAGGTCACAATTTAAGCGATGTACTTGGCTTGTTCCTAGCTTGGGGCGCAAGCATTCTTTCGCGTCGCCTCCCCTCCACAAGCCACACTTACGGACTGCGCCGCTCCTCTATTTTGGCGGCTTTATTTAACGCGATATTTTTACTGTTAGTTACTGGCGGCATTGGTTGGGAAGCGGTACAGCGCTTTTTAGCGCCAAGTTCAGTAGAGGGTATAACTATTATCAGCGTTGCGGCGGTTGGCATCGTCATTAACACCGCCACCGCCTTGCTATTTGTATCTGGACGCAAAAGCGACTTGAATATCCGAGGCGCTTTCCTGCATATGGCGGCGGATGCTCTAGTGTCTTTGGGAGTAGTATTAGCGGGGATAGCGATTTTGACTACGGGGTGGTTATGGTTCGATCCCGTTGTCAGCTTGATTATTGTCGCTGTAATTGTTTTTGGCACGTGGCAGCTATTACTTGAATCAATAAATCTTGCCCTTGATGGCGTACCATCAGGAATTGAATTGGTTGCCGTTCGCACTTACCTAGAGCAAAGAGAGGGCGTAACAGAAGTACACGATCTGCATATTTGGGCAATGAGTACCACTGAAACCGCCCTTACCGTACATTTAGTTATGCCTAGTGGCTGTCCTGACGATCGCTTTTTGACTCAGCTATGCGGCGAACTTCACCACCTATTTGATATCGACCATGCCACAATTCAAGTAGAAATAGGCGATCGCAATTATCCTTGCACTTTGGCTCCTCATCACCGAGTTTAA
- a CDS encoding glyoxalase-like domain protein yields the protein MVVLQFPFTLGAFFSLPLDTLLSTQGIMVMLLVAYAGAMWMFLTSAPKVHTIMVSDMEIARQFYEGLLDLPTADIPLHYYYNYEQSMGVTAGIDPLYMSASPGISSGRNLNAPDGLWYQLKKNNQLHVISGANLGKKNQQRHVCFDRDCLEQVLMRVEMRGLKHKIRNQKPLNFLVKDLEERVIEMAEVSN from the coding sequence ATGGTAGTACTTCAATTTCCCTTCACTCTTGGCGCATTTTTTTCATTACCTCTGGATACTTTGCTCTCTACTCAAGGCATTATGGTCATGCTCTTAGTAGCCTATGCGGGGGCGATGTGGATGTTTCTAACTAGCGCACCCAAAGTACACACAATTATGGTGTCAGATATGGAAATTGCCAGGCAATTCTATGAAGGGTTACTAGACTTACCAACGGCGGACATACCTCTACACTACTACTACAACTACGAGCAATCCATGGGCGTAACTGCCGGAATCGATCCTTTATATATGTCTGCAAGCCCTGGGATTAGTAGTGGTAGAAATCTCAACGCCCCGGATGGTTTATGGTATCAGTTGAAAAAAAATAATCAACTGCACGTAATTTCTGGTGCGAATCTGGGCAAAAAAAATCAACAGCGCCACGTGTGTTTTGACAGAGATTGTTTAGAGCAAGTATTAATGCGGGTAGAAATGCGGGGCTTAAAGCACAAAATTCGCAATCAAAAACCCCTAAACTTTTTAGTCAAAGATTTAGAAGAACGAGTTATTGAAATGGCGGAAGTGTCAAATTAA
- a CDS encoding DUF2267 domain-containing protein, with translation MPIPLREDVAYIILKKINESGQKMHDVSFDAKDFVGRSLTQTELLGHLDYLNQKQFIKAEFTGNAYANQEDVPDAVDAKEFDLRIANSFGAPDGPLPHLITFKAAELTEKGRKILERMEENPPEALNEGPSVPIATDDMPFLEKVAIRANLEDIFDARDVTEVVFRTMRDMMTKEASDRVAEELHEPAEPTEDKALQNEIADLWNDTNPITRFLSRVRPPLKIKSGTFLFRINQEAGLPRAVGAETVIKAVFWATKDELSEERIKEIASFLPDEIRQFWNEA, from the coding sequence ATGCCAATTCCATTAAGAGAAGATGTTGCTTACATCATTTTAAAGAAGATTAACGAAAGCGGGCAAAAAATGCACGACGTTAGCTTCGATGCGAAAGACTTTGTGGGTCGCAGCTTAACTCAAACTGAACTCTTGGGACATTTGGATTACTTGAATCAAAAGCAATTTATTAAAGCTGAATTTACTGGTAATGCCTATGCAAATCAAGAAGATGTTCCTGATGCGGTAGATGCTAAAGAGTTTGATTTGAGAATTGCTAATTCCTTTGGTGCGCCAGACGGGCCATTACCTCATTTAATTACTTTCAAAGCCGCAGAACTTACAGAAAAAGGACGTAAAATCCTCGAAAGAATGGAGGAAAATCCTCCCGAAGCTCTCAATGAAGGGCCTTCCGTACCCATTGCTACCGATGATATGCCGTTTTTAGAAAAAGTGGCAATTCGGGCAAATTTAGAAGATATTTTTGATGCTAGAGACGTTACAGAAGTTGTGTTTCGCACAATGCGAGACATGATGACAAAGGAAGCCTCTGACCGCGTTGCTGAAGAACTCCACGAACCTGCTGAACCCACCGAAGACAAAGCATTGCAAAATGAAATTGCCGATTTGTGGAACGATACTAACCCGATTACTCGGTTTTTGAGTAGAGTTAGACCACCACTAAAAATTAAATCTGGTACTTTCTTATTTAGGATTAATCAAGAAGCTGGTTTGCCTAGAGCCGTAGGGGCAGAAACAGTAATAAAAGCAGTATTTTGGGCAACTAAAGATGAGTTGTCTGAAGAACGAATTAAAGAAATTGCCAGCTTTTTACCGGATGAAATTCGCCAGTTTTGGAATGAAGCTTAA
- a CDS encoding ATP-binding protein has product MDLSQLWQNTRTMFYATRRRLAIWYTTVTAVLLLVFAIGVYFYVRSTLIERVDDTLLHVVEIVERSLVIEPDYTEIGKKLHINVEASFRNNEDTVEDDRIDLEWFNSTGDLLWSTFSEPLAIPIHFNRTAETVQILKKPDRQKNDISYSPLLLRQVTQRIQVGRQVLGYLRVSHPWFEVTKPIQQLAIDLSLGTGLMVLSVALCGWFLSGKAMEPVLLSYQRLKQFTADASHELRSPITLIQTNIQVALAEPELSDLSNLTSGQYRQNLKVLERLTKRLGRLVDDLLFLARQDSGLVPPQFDNCPIDALLMEVVEEQQLLAKEKNIALSLELIESSTSAEPTPEQIDSWFALSGDWNQLARLFTNLIENALNYSSAGDRVQVILQRIPSNNELPSRQAPPGTMQVKIVDTGMGIASADLPRLFDRFYRVDPARSHTNNSGSGLGLAIASAIVLNHYGQIQATSILHQGTTFTVTFPLVLEPTN; this is encoded by the coding sequence ATGGATTTATCGCAACTTTGGCAAAATACCCGCACCATGTTTTATGCTACCCGTCGTCGTCTAGCTATTTGGTATACCACTGTAACCGCAGTATTGCTGTTAGTTTTTGCGATTGGGGTATATTTTTATGTCCGTAGTACCTTGATTGAACGAGTCGATGACACTTTACTTCATGTAGTGGAAATAGTAGAGCGCAGTTTAGTTATTGAGCCAGACTACACCGAAATTGGTAAAAAGCTGCATATTAATGTAGAAGCTAGTTTTAGAAATAATGAAGATACTGTAGAAGACGATCGCATTGATCTTGAGTGGTTTAATTCTACAGGCGACTTGCTCTGGTCAACTTTCTCTGAACCATTGGCTATTCCCATCCATTTCAATCGGACGGCGGAAACTGTCCAAATCCTCAAAAAACCCGATCGTCAGAAAAACGACATTAGTTATTCACCCCTATTATTGCGGCAAGTAACCCAAAGAATCCAAGTTGGGCGGCAGGTTTTGGGTTATTTGCGTGTTAGTCATCCTTGGTTTGAAGTTACTAAACCCATTCAGCAGTTAGCCATCGATTTGAGTTTGGGAACGGGATTAATGGTTTTGTCGGTGGCGCTTTGCGGCTGGTTTTTGTCGGGGAAAGCGATGGAACCTGTATTACTATCCTACCAACGCCTCAAACAGTTTACCGCCGATGCTTCTCACGAATTAAGAAGCCCTATTACTTTGATTCAAACGAACATCCAGGTGGCTCTAGCAGAGCCGGAGTTGAGCGATTTGTCTAATTTGACTTCCGGGCAATATCGTCAAAACTTAAAGGTTTTAGAGCGCTTGACTAAGCGCTTAGGGCGATTAGTGGACGATTTGCTATTTCTAGCTAGACAAGATAGCGGATTAGTACCACCGCAATTTGATAATTGTCCAATAGATGCTCTATTGATGGAAGTTGTCGAGGAACAACAGTTACTAGCAAAGGAAAAAAATATTGCTCTATCTTTAGAACTAATAGAATCATCGACGAGCGCCGAGCCTACACCAGAACAAATAGATAGCTGGTTTGCACTTTCTGGTGATTGGAATCAGTTGGCGCGACTATTCACCAACTTAATTGAGAACGCCCTAAATTATAGTAGTGCAGGCGATCGCGTTCAAGTAATCTTGCAAAGAATCCCCTCTAACAACGAATTACCGTCGCGCCAAGCACCACCAGGGACAATGCAAGTCAAAATTGTTGATACGGGGATGGGAATCGCCAGCGCCGATTTACCGCGATTATTTGACCGCTTTTATCGAGTAGACCCCGCTCGCAGCCATACTAATAATAGTGGTTCGGGCTTGGGTTTAGCGATCGCCTCTGCCATTGTCTTAAATCACTATGGGCAAATTCAGGCTACAAGTATCCTGCACCAAGGTACAACTTTTACTGTTACTTTCCCTCTAGTTCTAGAACCAACAAATTAA
- a CDS encoding WecB/TagA/CpsF family glycosyltransferase: protein MIETPQQFSILGLPIHLMDDYVGWLYARLQAGIGTHVVTLNAEMTILCETHEALRKIVEQADLTIPDGSGIVFYLQLHGKKIRRCPGIELAEALLKTAGSNGHNQRVFFYGGAPGVAASAAQAIKQKYEGINIVGAQHGFIQGAEIEELKKSLIALQPQLIFVGLGVPRQELWIAQNRSLCPQATWIGIGGSLDIWSGIKSRAPAILANNHLEWLYRLYQEPWRWRRMTALPIFARKAIVYRFTHPSALDEQLPINEAPPK from the coding sequence ATGATTGAAACCCCTCAGCAATTTTCTATACTGGGGCTACCGATTCATTTAATGGATGATTATGTCGGCTGGCTGTATGCGCGTCTCCAAGCAGGAATTGGCACTCATGTAGTGACGCTTAATGCTGAAATGACCATACTTTGCGAAACTCACGAGGCTTTAAGAAAAATCGTTGAGCAAGCAGATTTAACCATTCCTGATGGTTCGGGAATAGTTTTTTATCTCCAATTGCACGGTAAAAAAATTCGTCGTTGTCCAGGAATTGAACTAGCAGAAGCCTTGTTAAAAACGGCGGGGAGCAACGGTCACAACCAAAGAGTTTTCTTTTATGGTGGCGCACCAGGAGTTGCGGCTTCCGCCGCCCAAGCGATTAAGCAAAAATACGAGGGCATCAATATTGTAGGCGCTCAACACGGCTTTATTCAGGGCGCAGAGATAGAAGAATTAAAAAAAAGTCTCATCGCCCTGCAACCACAGTTAATTTTTGTCGGCTTAGGAGTGCCGCGTCAAGAATTATGGATTGCCCAAAATCGTTCTTTGTGTCCTCAAGCTACTTGGATTGGCATCGGTGGCAGCTTAGATATATGGTCTGGTATCAAGTCTAGAGCGCCAGCTATACTTGCAAACAACCATTTAGAATGGCTGTACAGGTTGTATCAAGAGCCTTGGCGCTGGCGGCGAATGACGGCTTTACCAATCTTTGCGCGTAAAGCAATAGTATATAGATTTACTCACCCTAGTGCGTTGGATGAGCAACTGCCTATCAATGAAGCGCCACCAAAGTAA